The following coding sequences lie in one Streptomyces xiamenensis genomic window:
- the hutI gene encoding imidazolonepropionase, whose translation MASTAITRIGTLITNNPSLGHGPLGQLHDAAVVIDGDRIAWIGTTSETPTTDSHHDAAGRAVIPGFVDSHSHLLFAGDRTEEFTARMSGRPYTAGGIRSTVTATRRASDQQLDANLAAHLTEMRRQGTTTVETKSGYGLTTEDEARALRVARAHTPETTYLGAHITAPEYAEDPDAYVALVTGPMLDACAPYARWIDVFCERGAFGADAARTILAAGRARGLAPRVHANQLGPGPGVQLAVEAGAVSADHCTHLTDADVTALADGDTVATLLPGCEFSTRAPYPDARRLITAGVTVALATDCNPGSSYTSSMPFCIAVAVREMGMTPEEALWSATAGGAAALARDDIGHLTPGARADLALLAAPSPVHLAYRPGVPLIEAVWQNGARVP comes from the coding sequence ATGGCCAGCACGGCAATCACCCGCATCGGCACGCTCATCACCAACAACCCCTCCCTGGGCCACGGCCCGCTCGGACAACTCCACGACGCGGCCGTCGTCATCGACGGCGACCGCATCGCCTGGATCGGTACGACCAGTGAAACACCCACCACTGACAGTCACCACGACGCGGCCGGCCGGGCCGTCATCCCGGGCTTCGTCGACTCCCACTCACACCTGCTGTTCGCCGGCGACCGCACCGAGGAATTCACCGCCCGCATGTCCGGCCGCCCCTACACCGCCGGCGGCATCCGCTCCACCGTCACCGCCACCCGCCGCGCGAGCGACCAGCAGCTCGACGCCAACCTGGCCGCCCACCTCACCGAGATGCGGCGCCAGGGCACCACCACCGTGGAGACCAAGTCCGGCTACGGCCTCACCACCGAGGACGAGGCCCGCGCCCTGCGCGTCGCCCGCGCCCACACCCCCGAGACCACCTATCTCGGCGCGCACATCACCGCACCCGAGTACGCCGAGGACCCGGACGCCTACGTCGCCCTCGTCACCGGCCCGATGCTCGACGCCTGCGCCCCGTACGCCCGCTGGATCGATGTCTTCTGCGAGCGCGGCGCGTTCGGCGCGGACGCCGCCCGCACCATCCTGGCCGCCGGCCGCGCCAGGGGCCTGGCCCCCCGGGTGCACGCCAACCAGCTCGGTCCGGGCCCCGGCGTCCAACTCGCCGTCGAGGCCGGCGCCGTCTCGGCCGACCACTGCACCCACCTCACCGACGCGGACGTCACCGCGCTCGCCGACGGCGACACCGTCGCCACCCTGCTCCCCGGCTGCGAGTTCTCCACCCGCGCCCCGTACCCCGACGCCCGCCGCCTTATCACCGCGGGCGTCACCGTCGCGCTGGCCACCGACTGCAACCCGGGTTCCTCCTACACCTCCTCCATGCCCTTCTGTATCGCCGTGGCCGTCCGCGAGATGGGCATGACCCCCGAGGAGGCCCTGTGGTCCGCCACGGCCGGCGGCGCCGCAGCCCTGGCCCGCGACGACATCGGCCACCTCACCCCGGGCGCCCGCGCCGATCTCGCCCTGCTCGCGGCGCCCTCCCCGGTGCATCTCGCGTACCGCCCCGGCGTCCCGCTGATCGAGGCGGTCTGGCAGAACGGCGCCCGCGTCCCGTAA
- a CDS encoding formimidoylglutamate deiminase — protein sequence MSLSAQTYWAAHAWLNGTVEAGTVISTGADGRITAVRTGVPEPPVGAVPLGGLTVPGLANAHSHFFHRALRGTTQIGGGTFWTWREAMYLVASQLTPESAHELARAVYAEMALAGITCVGEFHYVHHAPGGTPYQNPNAMGEALIAAAGEAGIRLTLLDTCYLTSGFGTPPTPQQRRFSDGTADAWATRAAALTDTGHARIGAAIHSVRAVPATAFATVADWARERGAPLHLHLSEQPAENDACHRAHARTPTRLLADHGILGPGTTAVHATHLTDDDITLLGATGTGVCVCPTTERDLADGIGPAAALERAGSPLSLGSDSHAVIDLLEEARALELNERLRTRARGHWTAAQLLRTASEEGHAALGWPDAGRLEPGSLADFTTVALDTVRTAGPAPGLATEAVIYAATAADVRHTVVGGRHIVRDGVHQTVHDTAGTLARTIRALNHPR from the coding sequence GTGTCGCTGAGCGCACAGACGTACTGGGCCGCCCATGCCTGGCTCAACGGCACGGTCGAGGCCGGCACGGTCATCTCCACCGGTGCGGACGGCCGGATCACCGCCGTCCGCACCGGCGTCCCCGAGCCGCCCGTCGGCGCCGTCCCGCTCGGCGGTCTCACCGTCCCCGGACTGGCCAACGCCCACAGCCACTTCTTCCACCGCGCGCTGCGCGGCACCACCCAGATCGGCGGCGGCACCTTCTGGACCTGGCGCGAGGCCATGTACCTGGTCGCCTCCCAGCTCACCCCCGAATCCGCCCACGAACTCGCCCGCGCCGTCTACGCCGAGATGGCGCTGGCCGGCATCACCTGCGTCGGTGAGTTCCACTACGTGCACCACGCCCCCGGCGGCACCCCGTACCAGAACCCCAACGCCATGGGCGAGGCCCTGATCGCCGCCGCCGGCGAGGCCGGCATCCGCCTCACCCTCCTCGACACCTGCTATCTCACCTCCGGATTCGGCACCCCGCCCACCCCGCAGCAACGCCGCTTCAGCGACGGCACCGCCGACGCCTGGGCGACCCGCGCCGCGGCCCTGACCGACACCGGCCACGCCCGGATCGGCGCCGCCATCCACTCGGTACGCGCCGTACCGGCCACCGCCTTCGCCACCGTCGCCGACTGGGCGCGCGAACGCGGCGCCCCCCTGCACCTCCATCTGTCCGAGCAGCCCGCCGAGAACGACGCCTGCCACCGCGCCCACGCCCGCACCCCCACCCGGCTGCTCGCCGACCACGGCATCCTGGGCCCCGGCACCACCGCCGTGCACGCCACTCACCTCACCGACGACGACATCACCCTGCTCGGCGCCACCGGCACCGGCGTGTGCGTGTGCCCCACCACCGAACGCGACCTCGCCGACGGCATCGGCCCCGCCGCCGCCCTCGAACGCGCCGGCAGCCCGCTGAGCCTGGGCAGCGACAGCCACGCCGTCATCGACCTTCTCGAAGAGGCCCGCGCCCTGGAACTCAACGAACGGCTGCGCACCCGCGCCCGCGGCCACTGGACCGCCGCCCAACTGCTGCGCACCGCCTCCGAGGAGGGCCACGCGGCGCTCGGCTGGCCCGACGCCGGCCGCCTGGAACCCGGCTCGCTCGCCGACTTCACCACCGTGGCGCTGGACACCGTCCGTACGGCGGGCCCCGCCCCCGGACTCGCCACCGAAGCGGTGATCTACGCCGCCACCGCCGCCGATGTCCGGCACACCGTGGTCGGCGGCCGGCACATCGTGCGCGACGGCGTGCACCAGACCGTCCACGACACGGCCGGCACCCTGGCCCGTACCATCCGCGCCCTGAACCACCCCCGCTGA
- a CDS encoding allantoate amidohydrolase: MWRDLAPLGRDSGTGGYRRYAWGGADGDCRDWFRDQAQVRGLRYEVDRNGNQWAWRGDPAAGDAVVTGSHLDSVPDGGAFDGPLGVVSAFAAVDRVPTGGRPLGIVNFTDEEGARFGVACVGSRLATGTLTPERAHTLRDAHGITLPQAMERAGQDPDAIGADPERLARIGAFVELHIEQGRALDHTPHPVGVASAIWPHGRWRFDFHGAANHAGTTRLEDRRDPMLTYATTVLGARKKARLAGALATFGKVAVEPNGVNAIPSLVRGWLDARAADRPTLDAMVAEIERAAAERGDRDGVGVTVTEESRTGLVEFDTALRDRLAALLTERLGGAPLLPTGAGHDAGILSATVPTAMLYVRNPTGISHAPTEHATEDDCEAGVTALAEVLEELVCR; encoded by the coding sequence ATGTGGCGGGACCTGGCGCCCCTCGGGCGCGACTCCGGCACCGGCGGCTACCGGCGGTACGCCTGGGGCGGCGCCGACGGCGACTGCCGCGACTGGTTCCGCGACCAGGCCCAGGTACGCGGACTGCGCTACGAGGTGGACCGCAACGGCAACCAGTGGGCCTGGCGCGGCGACCCCGCCGCGGGGGACGCCGTGGTCACCGGCTCCCACCTGGACTCGGTGCCCGACGGCGGCGCCTTCGACGGGCCGCTCGGGGTGGTGTCCGCGTTCGCCGCCGTGGACCGGGTGCCGACCGGCGGACGGCCGCTGGGCATCGTCAACTTCACCGACGAGGAGGGCGCCAGGTTCGGCGTCGCCTGCGTCGGCTCCCGGCTGGCCACCGGCACCCTCACCCCGGAACGCGCCCACACCCTGCGCGACGCCCACGGCATCACCCTGCCGCAGGCCATGGAACGCGCCGGGCAGGACCCGGACGCCATCGGCGCCGACCCCGAACGGCTCGCCCGCATCGGCGCGTTCGTCGAACTGCACATCGAACAGGGCCGGGCCCTGGACCACACCCCGCACCCCGTCGGCGTCGCCTCCGCGATCTGGCCGCACGGCCGCTGGCGGTTCGACTTCCACGGCGCCGCCAACCACGCGGGCACCACCCGCCTCGAAGACCGCCGCGACCCGATGCTGACCTACGCCACCACCGTGCTCGGCGCCCGAAAGAAGGCCCGGCTGGCCGGGGCGCTCGCCACCTTCGGCAAGGTCGCCGTCGAACCCAACGGCGTCAACGCCATCCCCTCCCTGGTACGCGGCTGGCTGGACGCCCGCGCCGCCGACCGGCCCACGCTGGACGCCATGGTCGCCGAGATCGAGCGGGCCGCCGCCGAACGCGGCGACCGCGACGGGGTCGGCGTCACCGTCACCGAGGAATCCCGCACCGGCCTCGTCGAGTTCGACACCGCGCTGCGCGACCGGCTGGCCGCCCTGCTCACCGAGCGGCTCGGCGGCGCGCCGCTGCTGCCGACCGGCGCCGGGCACGACGCCGGGATCCTGTCCGCCACCGTGCCCACGGCCATGCTCTACGTGCGCAACCCCACCGGCATCTCCCACGCACCCACCGAGCACGCAACCGAGGACGACTGCGAGGCCGGCGTCACCGCCCTCGCCGAGGTACTGGAGGAACTGGTGTGTCGCTGA
- a CDS encoding type III PLP-dependent enzyme domain-containing protein: MSAVPAVPPADRTERRDLAVAAAVTHDLLDDHSPLIGLLDLQDMRDTVSALHAAFDEVTAPGQHVLHTFAVKAASLAPVLRRLGGLGMGAEVAGPGELALATAAGFPPDRVVLDSPAKTRAELREALAQGIALNADNPQELDRIAELIDAGPGTTGGHGPIGLRVNPQLGGGSIDAMSTATATSKFGVALRDEGARARVLRAFAEHPWLTRLHCHVGSQGIPLERMAAGVRATHELAEEINTALGRRQVDTLDIGGGLPVNFDGEETDPTFAAYAALLRREVPGLFDGRYGLVTEFGRSLLAKSGLILTRVEYTKTAGGRPIAVTHAGAQVATRTVFAPDAWPIRVAAYDAKGRPKTGVPLRQDVAGPCCFAGDLVARDRALPPLAPGDLTALLDTGAYYFSTPFAYNSLPRPAVYGYAYEPDGTLAFTMLRRAQTLAEVVAESGGDL; this comes from the coding sequence ATGTCTGCTGTCCCTGCCGTTCCGCCTGCCGACCGCACAGAACGCCGGGATCTGGCCGTCGCCGCGGCCGTGACCCACGACCTCCTCGACGACCACAGCCCGCTCATCGGCCTCCTCGACCTCCAGGACATGCGGGACACCGTCTCCGCTCTCCATGCTGCCTTCGATGAGGTGACCGCGCCCGGTCAACACGTCCTGCACACCTTCGCCGTCAAGGCCGCCTCACTCGCCCCCGTACTGCGCCGGCTGGGCGGCCTGGGCATGGGTGCCGAGGTCGCCGGCCCCGGCGAGCTGGCCCTGGCCACCGCCGCCGGATTCCCCCCGGACCGCGTCGTGCTGGACTCCCCCGCCAAAACCCGCGCCGAACTGCGCGAAGCCCTCGCCCAGGGCATCGCCCTCAACGCCGACAACCCCCAGGAACTCGACCGGATCGCCGAACTGATCGACGCGGGCCCCGGCACCACCGGCGGCCACGGCCCGATCGGGCTGCGCGTCAACCCCCAGTTGGGCGGCGGCAGCATCGACGCCATGAGCACCGCCACCGCCACCTCCAAGTTCGGTGTCGCGCTCCGCGACGAGGGAGCCCGCGCCCGGGTGCTGCGCGCCTTCGCCGAACACCCCTGGCTCACCCGGCTGCACTGCCACGTCGGCTCCCAGGGCATCCCCCTGGAACGGATGGCCGCCGGGGTGCGCGCCACCCACGAACTGGCCGAGGAGATCAACACCGCCCTCGGCCGCCGGCAGGTCGATACCCTCGACATCGGCGGCGGCCTCCCCGTCAACTTCGACGGCGAGGAGACCGACCCCACCTTCGCCGCGTACGCCGCCCTGCTGCGCCGCGAGGTGCCGGGGCTCTTCGACGGGCGGTACGGCCTGGTCACCGAGTTCGGCCGGTCCCTGCTCGCCAAATCCGGGCTGATCCTCACCCGGGTGGAGTACACCAAGACCGCCGGCGGACGCCCCATCGCCGTCACCCACGCCGGGGCCCAGGTCGCCACCCGCACCGTGTTCGCCCCGGACGCCTGGCCGATCCGGGTGGCCGCGTACGACGCCAAGGGCCGCCCCAAGACCGGCGTCCCGCTGCGCCAGGACGTGGCCGGCCCGTGCTGCTTCGCGGGCGACCTGGTGGCCCGCGACCGCGCCCTGCCCCCGCTGGCCCCCGGCGACCTGACCGCGCTGCTGGACACCGGCGCCTACTACTTCTCCACCCCGTTCGCCTACAACTCGCTCCCCCGCCCCGCCGTCTACGGCTACGCGTACGAGCCGGACGGGACCCTCGCCTTCACCATGCTGCGCCGCGCCCAGACCCTGGCGGAGGTGGTCGCCGAATCCGGCGGCGACCTGTGA
- a CDS encoding cystathionine beta-synthase: MQYHESMIDLVGNTPLLKLTSVTEGIQATVLAKVEYFNPGGSVKDRIALRMIEAAEESGELLPGGVIVEPTSGNTGVGLAIVAQRKGYRCVFVCPDKVSTDKINVLRAYGAEVVVCPTAVDPEHPDSYYNVSDRLVRETPGAWKPDQYSNPNNPRSHYETTGPELWEQTAGRITHFVAGVGTGGTISGTGRYLKDVSDGRVRVIGADPEGSVYSGGSGRPYLVEGVGEDFWPTAYDRTVADGIVAVSDKDSFRMTRRLAREEGLLVGGSCGMAVVAALETARGLGPDDVVVVLLPDSGRGYLSKIFNDEWMADYGFLEGGEPQTRVSDVLRRKEGGALPSLVHMHPEETVGEAIDVLREYGVSQMPVVKPGAGHPDVMAAEIVGSVVERELLDALFTGRAALEDPLEKHLSAPLPHVGSGEPVADLMAVLESADAAVVLVEGKPTGVVSRQDLLAFLAAGRRSEK; the protein is encoded by the coding sequence GTGCAGTATCACGAGTCGATGATCGACCTTGTCGGCAACACCCCGCTGCTCAAGCTCACCAGCGTGACGGAGGGGATCCAGGCCACGGTCCTGGCCAAGGTCGAGTACTTCAACCCTGGTGGTTCGGTCAAGGACCGGATCGCCCTGCGGATGATCGAGGCGGCCGAGGAGTCGGGTGAACTGCTCCCCGGCGGTGTGATCGTCGAGCCCACCTCCGGGAACACCGGGGTGGGCCTGGCCATCGTCGCCCAGCGCAAGGGCTACCGCTGCGTCTTCGTGTGCCCCGACAAGGTCTCCACCGACAAGATCAACGTGCTGCGCGCGTACGGGGCCGAGGTCGTCGTCTGCCCGACCGCCGTCGATCCCGAGCACCCCGACTCGTACTACAACGTCTCCGACCGCCTGGTACGCGAGACGCCCGGCGCCTGGAAGCCCGACCAGTACTCCAACCCGAACAACCCGCGCTCGCACTACGAGACCACCGGGCCCGAGCTGTGGGAGCAGACCGCGGGCCGGATCACCCACTTCGTGGCGGGGGTCGGCACCGGCGGCACCATCAGCGGCACCGGCCGCTACCTGAAGGACGTCAGCGACGGCCGGGTGCGGGTGATCGGCGCCGACCCGGAGGGCTCGGTGTACTCGGGCGGCTCGGGGCGCCCGTACCTGGTGGAGGGCGTCGGCGAGGACTTCTGGCCGACCGCGTACGACCGCACGGTGGCCGACGGCATCGTGGCGGTCTCCGACAAGGACTCCTTCCGGATGACCCGGCGCCTGGCGCGCGAGGAGGGGCTGCTGGTCGGCGGCTCCTGCGGGATGGCGGTCGTCGCCGCGCTGGAGACGGCGCGCGGGCTCGGCCCGGACGACGTGGTCGTGGTGCTCCTGCCGGACAGCGGGCGCGGCTACCTCAGCAAGATCTTCAACGACGAGTGGATGGCCGACTACGGCTTCCTGGAGGGCGGCGAGCCGCAGACCCGGGTCTCCGACGTGCTGCGCCGCAAGGAGGGCGGGGCGCTGCCCTCGCTGGTGCACATGCACCCCGAGGAGACGGTCGGCGAGGCGATCGACGTGCTGCGCGAGTACGGGGTCTCGCAGATGCCGGTGGTCAAACCGGGCGCCGGGCACCCCGATGTGATGGCGGCGGAGATCGTCGGCTCGGTGGTGGAGCGGGAGCTGCTGGACGCGCTGTTCACGGGGCGCGCCGCGCTGGAGGACCCGCTGGAGAAGCATCTGAGCGCGCCGCTGCCGCACGTCGGCTCCGGGGAGCCGGTGGCCGATCTGATGGCGGTGCTGGAGTCGGCGGACGCGGCGGTCGTCCTGGTGGAGGGCAAGCCCACCGGGGTGGTCAGCCGGCAGGACCTGCTGGCGTTCCTGGCGGCCGGCCGGCGGTCCGAGAAGTAA
- a CDS encoding SGNH/GDSL hydrolase family protein, producing MSSRERVARRIATAAAYGGGGISLLGGAAVGLVLTEVQLARRQLLRNGREEPPPLADGVYGAEYASGPTAGPRAAVPWRLAMLGDSTAAGMGVHRPTQTPGALLASGLAAVSERPVELHNVALSGAKSDDLERQVSMLLTEPGRAPAPDVCVLMIGANDITGRMSPAESVKHLSQAVARLRTAGCQVIVGTCPDLGSVEPVAQPLRWIARRVCRQLAAAQTIAVVELGGRTVSLGDLLGPEFAAHPGELFGPDRYHPSAAGYATAAMAVLPTLCASLGVWPEEERVETRRREGYLPVERAAARAAAESGTEVSAAGEESAARRTPWALLKRRRRRQLPRPEESETSERPEIPEDPEPAERSERPGPSERLSP from the coding sequence ATGTCCAGCAGAGAGCGCGTGGCGCGGCGGATCGCGACGGCGGCGGCGTACGGCGGTGGTGGCATCAGCCTGCTGGGCGGTGCCGCGGTCGGTCTGGTGTTGACGGAGGTACAGCTGGCGCGGCGGCAACTGCTGCGCAATGGCCGGGAGGAGCCCCCGCCGCTGGCGGACGGCGTATACGGGGCGGAGTACGCGTCGGGGCCCACTGCCGGGCCGCGGGCGGCGGTGCCGTGGCGGCTGGCGATGCTGGGCGACTCGACGGCGGCCGGGATGGGCGTGCACCGGCCCACCCAGACGCCGGGCGCGCTGCTGGCCTCGGGTCTCGCGGCGGTCTCCGAGCGGCCGGTGGAACTGCACAACGTGGCGCTGTCCGGTGCCAAGTCGGACGATCTGGAGCGGCAGGTGTCGATGCTGCTCACCGAGCCGGGGCGGGCCCCGGCCCCGGACGTGTGCGTGCTGATGATCGGCGCCAACGACATCACCGGGCGGATGTCCCCGGCCGAGTCGGTGAAGCATCTGTCCCAGGCGGTGGCGCGGCTGCGGACGGCGGGCTGCCAGGTGATCGTGGGCACCTGCCCCGATCTGGGCTCGGTGGAGCCGGTGGCGCAGCCGCTGCGCTGGATCGCGCGCCGGGTGTGCCGGCAGCTGGCGGCGGCGCAGACGATCGCGGTGGTGGAGCTGGGCGGGCGCACGGTGTCACTGGGGGATCTGCTGGGCCCCGAGTTCGCGGCGCATCCCGGGGAGCTGTTCGGCCCGGACCGGTACCACCCCTCGGCGGCCGGGTACGCCACGGCGGCGATGGCGGTGCTGCCGACGCTGTGCGCCTCGCTCGGGGTGTGGCCGGAGGAGGAGCGGGTGGAGACGCGGCGCCGGGAGGGCTATCTGCCGGTGGAGCGTGCCGCGGCCAGGGCGGCGGCGGAGAGCGGCACGGAGGTGAGCGCGGCCGGGGAGGAGAGCGCGGCGCGGCGTACGCCGTGGGCGTTGCTGAAGCGGCGGCGGCGCCGGCAGTTGCCGCGGCCCGAGGAGTCGGAGACCTCGGAGCGGCCGGAGATCCCGGAGGATCCGGAACCCGCGGAGCGCTCCGAGCGACCGGGGCCGTCGGAACGGCTGTCTCCCTAG
- a CDS encoding MurR/RpiR family transcriptional regulator, translating to MSETASARAGARLRTLFEGHRLTPAQRRIAHCMVRQPQEAAYLSSVELARLAGVSQPSVTRFAVALGFDGYPALRRALRAPVAEDGGEPGGAEGPGANVYQRAVASEIENLRQLAASLADPGPVAEAGRLLAASRPLPVLGLRAAAAQARGFAYFAAKVHPEVRLLDEGGSMLADRIDAAVAAGASALLCFALPRHPRETARALELARAAGLRVVTVADSAFAPVVHPDDLLLPAPVSTTLAFDTVCAPMLLGRVLLEAMCDALPDAPARLESFDARAAERALFLE from the coding sequence ATGAGTGAGACGGCGAGCGCGCGGGCGGGCGCACGGCTGCGGACGCTGTTCGAGGGGCACCGGCTGACCCCGGCCCAGCGGCGGATCGCGCACTGCATGGTGCGGCAGCCGCAGGAGGCGGCGTATCTGTCCAGTGTGGAGCTGGCGCGGCTGGCGGGGGTGAGCCAGCCGTCGGTGACGCGGTTCGCGGTGGCGCTGGGCTTCGACGGCTACCCGGCGCTGCGGCGGGCGCTGCGCGCGCCGGTGGCGGAGGACGGCGGGGAGCCCGGGGGAGCCGAGGGGCCCGGGGCGAATGTCTATCAGCGGGCGGTGGCGTCCGAGATCGAGAATCTGCGGCAGCTGGCGGCGTCGCTGGCCGATCCGGGTCCGGTGGCGGAAGCGGGCCGGCTGCTGGCCGCCTCCCGGCCGCTGCCGGTGCTGGGGCTGCGGGCGGCGGCGGCTCAGGCGCGCGGCTTCGCGTACTTCGCCGCGAAGGTGCACCCGGAGGTGCGGCTGCTGGACGAGGGCGGCTCGATGCTGGCCGACCGGATCGACGCGGCGGTGGCGGCCGGGGCGAGCGCGCTGCTGTGTTTCGCGCTGCCCCGCCACCCGCGCGAGACGGCGCGGGCGCTGGAGCTGGCGCGGGCGGCGGGGCTGCGGGTGGTGACGGTGGCCGACAGCGCCTTCGCCCCGGTGGTGCACCCGGACGATCTGCTGCTGCCGGCCCCGGTGAGCACCACGCTGGCGTTCGACACGGTGTGCGCGCCGATGCTGCTGGGGCGGGTGCTGCTGGAGGCGATGTGCGACGCGCTGCCGGACGCGCCGGCCCGGCTGGAGTCCTTCGACGCGAGGGCGGCGGAGCGGGCGCTGTTCCTGGAGTGA
- the hutU gene encoding urocanate hydratase, with translation MSGPRPVRAPRGSELSARGWQQEAALRMLHNNLDPEVAEHPDELVVYGGTGKAARDWASFDALTRTLRTLRGDETLLVQSGRPVGVLTTHEWAPRVLLANSNLVGDWANWEEFRRLEQLGLTMYGQMTAGSWIYIGTQGILQGTYETFAAVAAKRFGGTLAGTITLTAGLGGMGGAQPLAVTMNDGVVICVDCDPRAIARRIEHGYLDVRADSLEDAVRRAEEARDARRPLSIGVLGNAAQAVPRLLELGAPIDIVTDQTSAHDPLAYLPVDTAFEDMADEARRDPAGFTRRARESMARHVAAMVGFQDAGAEVFDYGNSIRGEAQLAGYERAFAFPGFVPAYIRPLFCEGKGPFRWAALSGDPHDIAATDRAVLDLFPENESLARWIKLAGERVRFQGLPARICWLGYGERDRAGERFNDMVASGELAAPVVIGRDHLDCGSVASPYRETEAMRDGSDAIADWPLLNAMVNVASGASWVSLHHGGGVGMGRSLHAGQVTVADGTRLAGEKIQRVLTNDPGMGVIRHVDAGYDSAETVAAERGVRVPMREGEA, from the coding sequence ATGTCAGGACCGCGACCCGTGCGCGCGCCGCGCGGCAGCGAGCTGAGTGCCCGGGGGTGGCAGCAGGAAGCCGCTCTGCGCATGCTGCACAACAACCTCGACCCCGAGGTCGCCGAGCACCCCGACGAACTGGTGGTCTACGGCGGCACCGGCAAGGCCGCCCGCGACTGGGCCTCCTTCGACGCCCTCACCCGCACCCTGCGCACGCTGCGCGGCGACGAGACGCTGCTGGTCCAGTCCGGCCGCCCGGTGGGCGTGCTCACCACCCACGAGTGGGCGCCCCGGGTGCTGCTGGCCAACTCCAACCTGGTGGGCGACTGGGCCAACTGGGAGGAGTTCCGCCGCCTGGAGCAACTGGGCCTGACCATGTACGGGCAGATGACCGCCGGCTCGTGGATCTACATCGGCACCCAGGGCATCCTCCAGGGCACCTACGAGACCTTCGCCGCCGTCGCCGCCAAGCGGTTCGGCGGCACCCTGGCCGGCACCATCACCCTCACCGCCGGCCTGGGCGGCATGGGCGGCGCCCAGCCGCTGGCCGTCACCATGAACGACGGCGTCGTCATCTGCGTGGACTGCGACCCGCGCGCCATCGCCCGGCGCATCGAACACGGCTACCTGGACGTCCGCGCCGACTCCCTGGAGGACGCGGTGCGGCGCGCGGAGGAGGCCCGCGACGCACGCCGCCCGCTGTCCATCGGAGTGCTGGGCAACGCGGCGCAGGCCGTACCGCGGCTGCTGGAGCTGGGCGCGCCCATCGACATCGTCACCGACCAGACCAGCGCCCACGACCCGCTGGCCTATCTGCCGGTGGACACCGCCTTCGAGGACATGGCGGACGAGGCGCGACGCGACCCGGCCGGCTTCACCCGGCGGGCCCGTGAGTCGATGGCCCGCCACGTCGCCGCGATGGTCGGCTTCCAGGACGCGGGCGCGGAGGTCTTCGACTACGGGAACTCGATCCGCGGCGAGGCCCAGCTGGCCGGGTACGAGCGGGCGTTCGCCTTCCCCGGCTTCGTCCCCGCCTACATCCGGCCGCTGTTCTGCGAGGGCAAGGGGCCCTTCCGCTGGGCGGCCCTGAGCGGGGACCCGCACGACATCGCCGCCACCGACCGGGCCGTCCTGGACCTCTTCCCCGAGAACGAGTCGCTGGCCCGCTGGATCAAGCTGGCCGGCGAACGCGTCCGCTTCCAGGGCCTGCCCGCGCGGATCTGCTGGCTCGGCTACGGCGAACGCGACCGGGCGGGCGAACGCTTCAACGACATGGTCGCCTCCGGTGAACTCGCCGCCCCGGTCGTCATCGGCCGCGACCACCTGGACTGCGGCTCCGTCGCCTCCCCCTACCGCGAGACCGAGGCCATGCGGGACGGCTCCGACGCCATCGCCGACTGGCCGCTGCTCAACGCCATGGTCAACGTCGCCTCCGGCGCCTCCTGGGTCTCCCTGCACCACGGCGGCGGCGTCGGCATGGGCCGTTCCCTGCACGCCGGACAGGTCACCGTCGCGGACGGCACCCGGCTGGCCGGCGAGAAGATCCAGCGCGTGCTGACCAACGACCCGGGCATGGGCGTCATCCGGCACGTCGACGCCGGCTACGACAGCGCCGAGACCGTCGCCGCCGAGCGGGGCGTCCGCGTCCCCATGCGCGAGGGGGAGGCGTGA